From Streptomyces chrestomyceticus JCM 4735, one genomic window encodes:
- a CDS encoding lasso RiPP family leader peptide-containing protein, with the protein MMYEPPVVEELGGFAELTLGTSVGTFFEGGYAPWYWQIPPTG; encoded by the coding sequence ATGATGTACGAACCGCCCGTGGTGGAGGAGCTCGGCGGCTTCGCCGAGCTGACGCTCGGTACCAGCGTCGGCACGTTCTTCGAGGGCGGCTACGCCCCCTGGTACTGGCAGATCCCGCCGACGGGCTGA
- a CDS encoding asparagine synthase-related protein: MTADMWFAVLPDGESGPAAASVLRSGATETVSHHSGRPWLVGNWPAGQMVTAAVGAARLAVIGRCPVTVDALTDRLRRVRDITGAESALAGLAGSFHAVLSAGGRVRVRGSASAVRRVFHARIGGATVAASRADVLASACGAPVDERQLALRLLASPPPYPLADGGCLWRGVHAVPDGHGLLLEADGRATTRRWWTPPGPELPLAQGADAVRRALTAAVDSCTAERKTVSSDLSGGMDSTSLCFLAARGPARLVTFRWESVDPANDDAAWAARATARLPAAEHVLPGRAGAPLWFSGMDSLDGAGDEPGVWVRDSAKLTTLAGLMTARGSVLHLSGGGGDELFAALPPYLHDVLRSDPRSVPGRIRRQRAARPQPLLPLLRGLADRSTFSRWLSSWADHLVPDPAKPPPARFMSGTAWGAFSAMPPWATPAAVGAVRSVLREAAADTPEALAAQRGQHAALAGVQMCGRAFRQVDQAATGLGLPYAAPFLDDSVIEAALSVRVADRGAPDRYKPVLAAAMRGVVPDDLLARSTKGEYTADFYFALRRNRAALAELFNESRLARAGLLDTAALADGLARPHLPPDVMRALDNTLACEVWLRHAIRPPGG, encoded by the coding sequence TTGACCGCCGACATGTGGTTCGCGGTCCTCCCCGACGGCGAGAGCGGACCGGCCGCGGCGAGCGTGCTGCGCTCCGGCGCGACCGAGACGGTCTCCCACCACTCCGGCCGCCCGTGGCTGGTGGGCAACTGGCCCGCCGGCCAGATGGTGACCGCCGCGGTGGGGGCGGCGCGGCTGGCGGTGATCGGGCGCTGCCCGGTCACCGTCGACGCGCTGACGGACCGGCTGCGCCGGGTCCGGGACATCACCGGCGCCGAGAGCGCGCTCGCCGGGCTCGCGGGAAGCTTCCACGCGGTGCTCTCCGCGGGCGGCCGGGTCCGGGTACGCGGCAGTGCCTCGGCCGTACGCCGGGTCTTCCACGCCCGGATCGGCGGTGCGACGGTGGCGGCGAGCCGGGCCGACGTCCTGGCGTCGGCTTGCGGCGCGCCCGTGGACGAACGGCAGTTGGCACTCCGCCTGCTGGCGTCACCGCCTCCGTACCCGCTCGCCGACGGCGGCTGCCTGTGGCGCGGAGTCCACGCCGTACCCGATGGCCACGGCCTGCTGCTGGAGGCGGACGGCCGGGCCACCACCCGGCGGTGGTGGACCCCACCGGGCCCCGAACTCCCGCTCGCCCAGGGGGCAGACGCGGTACGGCGGGCACTGACCGCCGCGGTGGACTCCTGCACCGCCGAACGCAAGACCGTCAGCTCGGACCTCTCCGGCGGGATGGACTCCACGAGCCTGTGCTTCCTCGCCGCGCGCGGCCCGGCCCGTCTGGTCACCTTCCGCTGGGAGAGCGTCGATCCGGCGAACGACGACGCCGCCTGGGCCGCGCGGGCGACCGCCCGGCTCCCCGCGGCCGAGCACGTACTGCCCGGCCGCGCCGGCGCGCCCTTGTGGTTCAGCGGTATGGACAGCCTGGACGGGGCTGGGGACGAGCCGGGCGTCTGGGTCCGGGACAGCGCCAAACTCACCACACTGGCCGGACTGATGACCGCGCGCGGGTCGGTGCTGCACCTCTCGGGCGGCGGCGGGGACGAACTGTTCGCCGCCCTTCCGCCGTACCTGCACGACGTCCTGCGCAGCGACCCGCGGTCCGTGCCCGGCCGCATACGCAGACAGCGGGCGGCCCGCCCCCAGCCCCTGCTGCCGCTGCTGCGCGGACTGGCGGACCGCAGTACCTTCAGCCGATGGCTGTCCTCCTGGGCCGATCACCTCGTCCCGGACCCGGCGAAGCCGCCTCCCGCGCGCTTCATGTCCGGCACGGCCTGGGGGGCGTTCTCGGCCATGCCGCCGTGGGCCACTCCGGCGGCGGTCGGCGCGGTCCGGTCCGTCCTGCGCGAAGCGGCGGCCGACACCCCCGAGGCACTCGCGGCCCAGCGTGGCCAGCACGCCGCGCTGGCCGGGGTGCAGATGTGCGGCCGCGCGTTCCGGCAGGTCGACCAGGCCGCGACCGGGCTGGGACTCCCGTACGCCGCGCCCTTCCTGGACGACAGCGTGATCGAGGCCGCGCTGTCCGTACGGGTCGCCGACCGCGGCGCCCCCGACCGCTACAAGCCGGTCCTCGCCGCCGCCATGCGGGGCGTCGTCCCCGACGACCTGCTGGCGCGGTCCACGAAGGGCGAGTACACCGCCGACTTCTACTTCGCCCTGCGCCGCAACCGCGCCGCGCTCGCCGAGCTGTTCAACGAGTCGCGGCTGGCCCGCGCCGGGCTCCTGGACACCGCGGCCCTCGCGGACGGCCTGGCCCGGCCGCACCTGCCGCCGGACGTGATGCGCGCCCTCGACAACACCCTGGCCTGCGAGGTCTGGCTGCGGCACGCCATCAGGCCGCCCGGCGGCTGA
- a CDS encoding trypsin-like peptidase domain-containing protein, which produces MRSPLVGALATAVLGTAALVGTAGTAGAATPSGAAGHTAAPSLQRTTDVTLTGADAAAPRAVSFAGTVALSNCSGAIVRMPTSTDNDPALVMSNGHCLESGMPGAGEVVVDRPSSRSFTVLSASAGNLGTVRATKITYGTMTDTDVSIYELSSTYAQIQQRYGIKALDVATTHPVKGAAISVVSGYWKKTYNCNVDGFAYRLKEGDWTWKDSVRYTAPCKVIGGTSGSPVVDVASGKVAAVNNTINESGQRCTMNNPCEVDANGQVSVRRGIGYAQETYEIPKCFGTGNKLDLGRPGCVLPKP; this is translated from the coding sequence ATGAGAAGCCCTCTCGTCGGTGCCCTGGCCACGGCCGTCCTGGGTACCGCCGCCCTCGTGGGCACCGCCGGAACCGCCGGTGCTGCCACACCCTCGGGCGCCGCCGGGCACACGGCGGCGCCCTCGCTCCAGCGCACGACGGACGTCACGCTCACCGGAGCCGATGCGGCGGCTCCCCGGGCGGTGTCCTTCGCCGGCACGGTGGCCCTCAGCAACTGTTCCGGAGCGATCGTCCGGATGCCCACCTCGACCGACAACGACCCGGCCCTGGTCATGTCCAACGGCCACTGCCTGGAGAGCGGGATGCCCGGTGCGGGCGAGGTCGTCGTCGACCGGCCGTCCAGCCGCAGCTTCACCGTGCTCAGCGCCTCGGCCGGCAACCTCGGCACGGTACGCGCCACCAAGATCACCTACGGCACGATGACCGACACCGACGTCTCGATCTACGAACTCTCCTCCACCTACGCCCAGATACAGCAGCGCTACGGCATCAAGGCGCTGGACGTGGCCACCACGCACCCCGTGAAGGGCGCCGCGATCAGCGTCGTCTCCGGTTACTGGAAGAAGACCTACAACTGCAACGTGGACGGCTTCGCGTACCGGCTGAAGGAGGGCGACTGGACCTGGAAGGACTCGGTCCGCTACACCGCCCCGTGCAAGGTCATCGGCGGCACCTCGGGGTCGCCGGTCGTCGACGTCGCCTCCGGCAAGGTGGCGGCCGTCAACAACACGATCAACGAGAGCGGCCAGCGCTGCACGATGAACAACCCGTGCGAGGTGGACGCCAACGGCCAGGTGAGCGTCCGCCGGGGCATCGGCTACGCCCAGGAGACGTACGAGATACCCAAGTGCTTCGGCACCGGCAACAAGCTCGACCTCGGGCGGCCGGGCTGCGTCCTGCCCAAGCCGTGA
- a CDS encoding DeoR/GlpR family DNA-binding transcription regulator, with translation MPAKARLSQAAVEQRRQDVLRYVADHGALRIDALADRFGVSLMTMHRDLDDLAARRLLRKERGRAVAFPALTMETATRFRESAGLAAKTALCAAVDGLITPGSTLLMDDSTTLYPLAGMLARRDRDARLTVVTNSVGLAQRLGGALGVDVTLLGGRYQSEFNSCTGPEVTRALARCHADLVLMSATAVLDGCLFHPLREYVEVKEAMLAAAGRAALVVDSSKMGRRATYAYGTAARYGTVVTDRAAPAEELAALRATGAAVQVVEPGAG, from the coding sequence ATGCCCGCCAAGGCACGGCTGTCACAGGCCGCCGTCGAACAGCGGCGGCAGGACGTCCTGCGGTACGTCGCCGACCATGGCGCCTTGCGCATCGACGCGCTCGCCGACCGCTTCGGCGTCAGCCTGATGACGATGCACCGCGACCTGGACGACCTCGCCGCACGTCGGCTGCTCCGCAAGGAGCGGGGGCGGGCGGTCGCCTTCCCCGCGCTGACCATGGAGACCGCCACCCGCTTCCGGGAGAGCGCCGGCCTGGCGGCCAAGACGGCGCTGTGCGCGGCGGTGGACGGCCTGATCACGCCGGGCAGCACCCTGCTGATGGACGACTCCACCACGCTCTACCCGCTGGCCGGGATGCTGGCCCGGCGGGACCGGGACGCGCGGCTCACCGTGGTCACCAACTCCGTCGGCCTGGCGCAGCGCCTGGGCGGGGCACTCGGAGTCGACGTCACGCTGCTCGGCGGCCGGTACCAGAGCGAGTTCAACTCCTGTACCGGCCCGGAGGTCACCCGTGCTCTCGCCCGGTGCCACGCCGACCTGGTGCTGATGTCCGCCACCGCCGTCCTCGACGGGTGCCTCTTCCATCCGCTGCGGGAGTACGTCGAGGTCAAGGAAGCCATGCTGGCCGCCGCCGGCCGGGCCGCCCTGGTGGTGGACAGTTCGAAGATGGGCAGGCGGGCCACGTACGCGTACGGCACCGCGGCCCGTTACGGAACGGTCGTCACCGACAGGGCGGCTCCCGCCGAGGAACTCGCGGCCTTGCGGGCCACCGGCGCCGCCGTTCAGGTCGTGGAGCCGGGCGCGGGGTGA